In a genomic window of Pseudomonas mohnii:
- the aroB gene encoding 3-dehydroquinate synthase: protein MQTLKVDLGERSYPIHIGEGLLDQPELLIPHIRGRQVAIISNETVAPLYLERLTRSLAQFSVISVVLPDGEAFKTWETLQLIFDGLLTARHDRRTTVIALGGGVIGDMAGFAAACYQRGVDFIQVPTTLLSQVDSSVGGKTGINHPLGKNMVGAFYQPNVVLIDTASLNTLPARELSAGLAEVIKYGLICDEPFLTWLEDNVDRLRNLDQQALTYAIERSCAAKAAVVGADEKETGVRATLNLGHTFGHAIETHMGYGVWLHGEAVAAGTVMALEMSARLGWISEQDRDRGIRLFQRAGLPVIPPEEMTEADFLEHMAIDKKVIDGRLRLVLLRQMGEAVVTDDYPKEVLQATLGADYRALAQLKG, encoded by the coding sequence ATGCAGACACTCAAGGTCGATCTAGGCGAGCGCAGCTACCCGATTCATATTGGCGAAGGTTTGTTGGATCAGCCTGAGCTGCTGATCCCGCATATTCGCGGACGGCAAGTGGCAATCATCTCCAATGAAACGGTCGCGCCGCTCTATCTTGAACGTCTGACTCGCAGCCTCGCGCAGTTCTCGGTGATTTCCGTCGTGTTGCCCGACGGCGAAGCCTTCAAAACCTGGGAAACCCTGCAACTGATCTTCGATGGCCTGCTGACCGCACGGCACGACCGCCGTACCACGGTGATCGCCCTGGGTGGCGGTGTGATCGGTGACATGGCCGGTTTTGCTGCCGCCTGCTATCAGCGCGGCGTCGATTTCATTCAGGTTCCGACCACACTGCTGTCGCAAGTGGACTCCTCGGTGGGCGGCAAGACCGGGATCAACCACCCGCTGGGCAAGAACATGGTGGGTGCCTTCTATCAGCCGAATGTGGTGCTGATCGACACGGCCTCCCTCAATACCCTGCCGGCCCGCGAACTGTCCGCCGGTCTGGCTGAGGTCATCAAATACGGGCTGATCTGTGATGAGCCGTTCCTGACCTGGCTCGAAGACAACGTCGATCGCCTGCGTAATCTGGATCAGCAAGCCCTGACCTACGCCATCGAACGCTCCTGCGCGGCCAAGGCAGCGGTGGTCGGCGCCGACGAAAAGGAAACCGGTGTTCGTGCCACCTTGAACCTGGGCCACACCTTCGGTCACGCCATCGAAACCCACATGGGGTATGGTGTCTGGCTTCATGGTGAGGCCGTCGCTGCTGGCACCGTAATGGCGCTGGAAATGTCCGCCCGCCTGGGCTGGATCAGCGAACAGGACCGTGATCGCGGCATTCGTCTGTTCCAGCGCGCCGGGCTGCCGGTCATTCCGCCCGAGGAGATGACGGAAGCCGATTTTCTCGAACATATGGCAATTGATAAAAAAGTGATCGACGGTCGTTTGCGCCTGGTGCTGCTGCGCCAAATGGGCGAGGCAGTGGTGACCGACGATTATCCGAAAGAGGTTTTACAGGCCACGCTGGGAGCGGATTACCGCGCCCTGGCTCAGCTTAAAGGTTAA